A part of Synechococcus sp. KORDI-49 genomic DNA contains:
- a CDS encoding glycoside hydrolase family 13 protein, with product MGGAVAFNDPPEWVSNAVLYQIFPDRFRCSGRVVAQRSLSLKPWGNDPAEQGFQGGDLYGVIEALEELQGMGVTCLYLTPIFSSAANHRYHAYDYLTVDPLLGGNAALDALIDAVHQRGMRLVLDGVFNHCGRGFWAFHHLVENGQNSPYRDWFHVHSWPVRPYPEEGMDCGYDCWWAVPDLPKFNHADPGVRDHLLAVGRHWIERGIDGWRLDVPAEVPADFWVEFRRVVREVNPEAWIVGEIWGDARAWLQGEHFDGVMNYRVGWSTLCWVAGDHLRRDYRNPEYPLDPLSTEQLIGIWDTTAGWYRPEVTRAQMNLLDSHDVPRALHSLQGDVEALKLALVLLFLQPGAPCVYYGTEAALAGGPEPGCREGFPWNRPRCEALQSLIRDMAALRTHQSAIREGCLIWSSLGSDGLLGQTDSLQVVINRSREQHLPLPNHIRSGIIIWSSNGLNATPDALGCQSAVVVKGSESP from the coding sequence ATGGGAGGTGCGGTCGCCTTCAACGATCCGCCCGAGTGGGTGTCGAATGCGGTGCTTTATCAGATCTTTCCTGACCGTTTCCGCTGCAGCGGCAGGGTTGTGGCCCAGCGCTCGCTTTCGCTCAAACCCTGGGGAAACGACCCCGCGGAACAGGGGTTTCAGGGGGGTGATCTCTACGGGGTGATCGAGGCGCTGGAGGAACTTCAGGGCATGGGTGTCACCTGTCTGTACCTGACGCCGATCTTCAGTTCGGCGGCGAATCATCGCTATCACGCGTACGACTACCTGACGGTTGATCCGTTGCTGGGGGGGAACGCTGCCCTCGATGCCCTGATCGACGCCGTTCACCAGCGCGGCATGCGTCTGGTGCTGGACGGTGTCTTCAACCACTGCGGTCGGGGCTTCTGGGCTTTCCACCATCTGGTGGAGAACGGCCAGAACTCGCCCTATCGCGACTGGTTCCATGTGCACAGCTGGCCCGTGCGTCCCTATCCCGAAGAGGGCATGGACTGCGGTTACGACTGCTGGTGGGCCGTTCCGGATCTGCCGAAGTTCAACCACGCGGATCCCGGCGTCCGGGACCATCTGCTCGCCGTGGGACGGCACTGGATCGAGCGCGGCATCGACGGCTGGAGGCTGGATGTGCCGGCGGAGGTCCCGGCGGATTTCTGGGTCGAGTTCCGCCGTGTGGTGCGGGAGGTGAACCCGGAGGCCTGGATTGTCGGTGAGATCTGGGGGGACGCCAGAGCCTGGCTGCAGGGAGAGCACTTCGATGGGGTGATGAACTACCGCGTCGGCTGGAGCACTCTCTGCTGGGTGGCGGGCGATCACCTGCGTCGGGACTACCGCAACCCCGAATATCCGCTGGATCCCCTGAGCACAGAGCAGCTGATCGGGATCTGGGACACCACCGCGGGCTGGTACCGGCCAGAGGTCACCCGGGCTCAGATGAACCTGCTGGACAGCCACGATGTACCCAGGGCTCTCCACAGCCTCCAGGGCGATGTCGAAGCGTTGAAGCTTGCCCTGGTTCTCCTGTTTCTCCAGCCCGGAGCTCCCTGCGTCTATTACGGAACCGAGGCCGCCCTGGCGGGTGGGCCAGAACCCGGCTGTCGGGAAGGGTTCCCCTGGAACCGGCCCCGCTGTGAGGCGCTTCAGTCCCTGATCCGGGACATGGCCGCACTGCGGACGCACCAGTCGGCCATCCGGGAGGGCTGTCTCATCTGGAGCAGTCTCGGCAGCGACGGTCTGCTCGGTCAGACAGACAGCCTGCAGGTGGTGATCAACCGCAGCCGCGAACAGCACCTGCCCCTTCCCAATCACATCCGGAGCGGGATCATCATCTGGTCATCGAACGGCCTGAACGCCACCCCTGATGCCCTGGGCTGCCAATCAGCCGTGGTGGTGAAGGGGAGTGAAAGCCCTTGA